ttttacaaaacaaCTTCCTGCATAAGGTTTATCGCAGTCTTGTATCATGTGAACAAACGGCATAACCAAGGCAATTTGTGAAGTTTATGAACATAGGCAAATTAATTATTAAGTTTTTTATTATCCAttcaaaaaagtttaaattagtgagacaaaaGGAAACCTCAAATGCAGCATCAAGTTCTCTAATCTAATGCCGGCAATTGTCATTTTACACTGACAAAGATGCTATATAAATAATATGGTTTAGTAAATCTGTAGCAACAATATCCACTGCTTCCATTAACATAGAAATGGCAAACATAAGCAGCAAAGCTTCCCAAACTATCTTGCTTATAGTGTTCCTCAGTCTATCTGCCATTTTTAGCTCATCCCAAGCAGTTAGGACACCAATTCCTGCTTCTACCATCAACATAGATTCAAAAGAGGAAAGCAACTTAGAGACGTACATTGTCCTTTTACAAAAACCTGATGGCAAAGAGTTTGCAGATTTCGAAGATTTAGATAGCTGGTACCAATCCTTTTTGCCTGATAGTAAGTTTAGCTCAAGCGAATCGGGTATTGTCCATTCCTACCATCATGTCGCCACAGGGTTTGCTGCAAAACTTACAGCCGATGATGTAATGACAATCAAACAAAAGGACGGGTTCATTTCAGCACGGCCTAGAAGGATGGTGCCCCTACACACAACTCATACGCCTGCCTTTTTGGGCTTAGACGTAGGACTTTGGAACATGTCAAACTATGGAAAAGGTGTTATTATTGCACTTATTGACAGCGGGATAGCGGCGGATCATCCTTCATTTAGCGGTGATGGGATGCCGCCTCCGCCAGCCAAATGGAAAGGGAAATGTGACAATGCAACCTTATGCAACAACAAACTTATCGGCGCACGAAACTTTGATACTACGAGTAATGACACTTCAGATGACTACATGCATGGGACTCACACGGCTAGCACAGCAGCCGGAAGTCCAGTCCAAGGTGCTAACTACTATGGCCAGGCCAATGGCACAGCAATTGGCATGGCACCATTAGCTCATTTGGCAATGTACAAAGTTTCTGGCAGAGGTGGCGAGGCTGGTGACAGTGAAATACTGGCTGCAATGGATGCAGCAATTGAGGATGATGTTGATGTGATGTCGCTTTCTCTCGGAATTGGTTCCCATCCATTTTATGATGATGTAATTGCATTAGGAGCATATGCAGCTATTAAAAGGGGAATCTTCGTAAGTTGCTCAGCAGGAAATTCTGGACCTGATAATAGTTCATTATCGAATGAGGCACCATGGATTCTAACAGTCGGAGCAAGCACTGTTGACAGAGCTATAAGAGCAACAGTTTTACTTGGAGACAATGCAGAGTTTAATGGCGAATCTCTTTTCCAGCCAAATGATTTTCCTTCAACATTGATGCCACTTGTTTATGCAGGTGCAAATGGTACTTCAGCCTCTGCAACTTGCGAGCAAGGATCACTGGGAGATGTTGatgtgaaaggaaaaatagtatTATGTGAGGGAGGAGGCTACGACGATATCTACAAAGGCCAAGAAGTGAAAGCCAACGGTGGGGCTGCAATGATTGTAATGAATGATGAATACTACGGCAATGATATTGAACCCCAATTTCATGTGCTCCCTGCATCACAACTAAGTTACGTGGCGGGATCAGCAATCAAAGCATACTTAAACTCAACATCCTCCCCCACAGCTACTATCTCATTTAAAGGAACTGTTACCGGTATACCAGAGGCTCCACAGCTTGCTGATTTTTCATCAAGAGGTCCTAGCATGGCTAGTCCCGGGATTTTGAAACCGGACATTATAGGACCTGGTGTAAGAGTTTTAGCAGCTTGGCCAGTTTCGGTTGACAATAGTAACCACAGATTTGCTATGATCTCAGGCACCTCAATGTCTTGCCCTCATCTAGCTGGAATTGCAGCTTTACTCAAAAGCGTGTATCCTGATTGGTCACCTGCTGCCATAAAATCTGCTATCATAACCACTGCTAATTTGCATAATCTTGGAGAGACACCCATTTCTGATCAAGAGTTCACTCCAGCTACTGTTTTTGACATGGGTGCAGGCCATGTGAATCCATCAGCAGCAAGTAAACCCGGGCTCATATACGATATCCAGCCTGAAGATTACATTTCTTACTTATGCGGTTTGGGTTATTCCGATCAAAATGTGGGACTCATTGTGCAAAGCAAAGTGAGTTGCTCAAATGGTACAAGCATACCTGAAGCTCAGCTAAATTATCCCTCATTTTCAATCAAATTGGGTTCCACTGCACAAACATACACAAGAACGGTAACAAATGTTGGCAAGGCTAACTCAAATTACACTCTTCAGACTATTGCACCAAAAGGTGTAGATGTGAAGGTTACCCCTGATAAACTTAGTTTCAGTGAGGTGAACCAGAAGGCTACATATGTAGTAACATTTAGCAAGCAACAGGGTGCAAATGGATCTTTTGGTCAAGGATATTTGAATTGGTTGGCTGATGGGTATTATGTTAGTAGCCCAATCGCGGTCATATTTGAATAAACAGTTAGCTAGACGAACCTACACATGCAAGAATAACGTTTTGAAGAGCTGAATGTTCCAGTTGCTTTGACTAGTGTCAATTATTTGTTGTAATCATTTATTTCCAGCTCTTTCTGAATGAAATGTTCTTAACTTTTATTGAATTGAAATTTTTATTCGTAAGGCATCAAAGGCTGACACTTAGCTAGCTACTAAAGTAATGAAATACGTTTACAGTTCTAATTTAACTCAAAATCTTCATTCTATTAAACTTTGCAGAATCCATAAACTATGATGTCAATTAtcttaataaataatattgctAACAATTGAATAACACAAACCTCACCGAGCTTCAGAAACTACGTAAATGAAATCTGTAATTACTGAACTTTAGGAACTATCTACCTGAATTCCGGAAGAGAGACAGTAACTCATAACCCAGAGGCAAAGTCTATAAACCAATAATCTAACATAAGCAACgtttaataagaaaaaataaacaattATAACTGGAATGTGATGAATCAAAactagaaagaaaaaagaaaccaAAATCAAAACCAGTGgaactaaaacaaaataaaaagcaaTCCGAAAGCTACCATTGTTGCATtgattttttatgattttgtgGCAATAAACTCAGAACTAAAATAAAAAGtcagtaaaaaaattaaaaaacaaaagtaAACCAGATTCGGAAACACTGTTAAAACCGAAAAAAAACCATAGTAATAATACTTACTTGAAAACTGCTTACTAATAGCCGAAGAGgagaagaaacagaagaaaaagtTCGCCCTTTCTCCAATGTCTCAGCCAAGGGATATCAGTGATgcgttaaaaaaaattcttggtGCTTTTTCAAATCTGCCATGGTATGCAAGGGTTGGTATAAGGTTCGCTACGATTTTGAAAATCTTCACAATTCTATACTAAGAGTCAAAAGGTACAATTTGGAGTGCAAAGTGACCAAAATGGACAAACTTTATGGGACTAGtgataaaatatttatcatttcattaaaAAATGTTTGAATTGTAtaattatcacatttttattaATAAGATCCAACAGTACGGAACCATAATACAATTTTCCCTAGCCTTGACAAATCTGCTAATTGCATCTTTTCTGGGTAAGATAAATTtggatgaaaataaaataaaataataccaATTCATCTTTTCCGGAATACTACATATTGAAAGTTATAAAGTTACATAAACTCATCTCATAAAGCGTAGAAACACAACATAGATCTTCTGTAATAAACTCAAATCAAGTGGGTAAACTGAAATCACCTGCTAATGAACCTAAAAAGTTCACTGATTGCAAATGAAAATTTGAAATGGCTAAATTCTAAAAttcattaaatttaataaaataaactgCAAATTCAATAAAAGAAACAGAACCAGCAAAGTTGTTCTTATTCATCGGTCCTTTTCCGCTTATATTTCACTCTTCTTCCAATCTGAACACCAAAAAGCTTCACTTCATTAACAgtctcctcttcctcttccattTCTTCAATCTCTATACccttgtttatattttttaataaatcattttccATGTTTATATTCCAATGCAAGCCATAACTTTCTGTTCCAGCGAGCTGCACATCTATCatgtaatatttttttcccTGATTGTCCCTTTGATGCTTCCATATGTAGAAGAAGACCGAATCTTTCGGCTTCAAGCTGTTCATCCTCAGGAAGTGTCTCCACCCTTTTGTAAGATGATCCACTACCGTCGCTGATATTCAAGTTTGAACTATCAATTGACATGTTGAGCCTCAAATCCAACTCCATTGCCTTCCCAACTTTTCACACAAACTTGTGAAAAGAACAATAGGAGACAAAGGAAGACAAACGTGGAGAAGAAACTAAACTTACTAGGCATTTATAAGCAGAAAGCACTAAATATAGTTGGATAAATATTAAAGTTACAGCACTCTAAGACGTGGTTATGGTAACTGTCAACTATAAAATGACAGTTTTCACATTGCAGCTGGGGAGTAGTCATTTTTGGAAGGTGCCACAGGATTCTTACCGTGTATCCATAAAACAAGATGAAGGAAACCACACGAAAGTACCCAAATTTATGGATTCTTACAGTTTTCAAATTTACTGTTACCATGAAAGTGgtctttttttcgttttttttctttttttatgagATTTTTAAAGTTAGGCATTCTGTTCTTTTGGCAAAGTAGGCAAAGGTACTTGGGAAATCCCTGGCAGAATCTCTGAAACATCAATAGCTCAAGATGTTTCAATATTCTCATATTATTGAGGTAAATAGGAAGTGCGAGGAATTTTACGGTTTAAACATTGAATAAACTTATCAACACTTCCTGCAACTTTGTGGATTGATTTCCCAACAAAACCAAAGaaaaaaattctattaaattgtttataattttaaaaagataGATGGTAATCcaacaaataaatattaaattactTCTAACAGGAAAGAGCATTAGTTGATGAGGTTGATATACTTCTTAGCATCATAATATTCCATGTACCTTTCTATCTGCTCTGCTGCAACTTCATGAAAGGCTGCTAGTTAGAATCATTTTTGTTCTGTTTATTTCCCTGTATATACCGGTTTCCGCTTTTCGGCAAATGCTGCTAAGCCTTCTAAGCGATCTTTTGTGTTCAAGATTTGTTGATAGCACTCTTCCTCTAGttccaaagctgatgccaaatCCATCTGTATTCCCTCATTAATAGCCCTTTTTGCTATCCTTATTGCTATTGGACCCTGCCAAGACCACGTTCAATTAAAAAAGCAGAAATTACGTGCAAAATAATGTTCGATCCAAAGTGCAATATGACTTTCAGGTAGCATTTAGTTACTGATGATAAGTTATGACATCTGGTCGATTTCAAATATTCAGCTGATCTAGAAATTATAGGGTCATTAGATTTATTCCATCAAAAAACGGCAAGGAAAAATGCAAAGAGTTATTTCCTTTGTTGTGTGAGCCGGGCTTAAAGAGGTGATCGAGGTCAGTAACATGGTTTATACTCTGAAACTGTAATGAAGGACTGGTGAATGAATAGATAATTggagttaaaattgttttgtAAGTTTATAATGTACCTTCAATCCTCAGTATTCACTAGATCATTCTGAAAATATTTATGATATGATTGTAACTGCAGATACTAAATCTACGAGCAACAAATCTAATCATATCACGATGACTAAAGGTCTTAGAAATGGGTTTATAATTTGGTCGGCACAGAAATGTTTTTGCTTTAATTAAACCACTCTTCTACACCACATAAATTTTTAACGAATCCTCAAGGAATAAAGAATTGTACCTTCTGATTAATTTCTCGAGCTACTTCAAGAGCCTTTAAACGAGCTTCACCCGCAGGTACAGAATAATTAACAAGGCCTGAAGCATCGTACACATTAATTAatacatattgaattgataagaGAAAGAAATCAAACACATGGAAAATGTTAAGCAGCTCCCAGTAAACATACCCATTGACATGGCCTCTCTTCCACCAACCTTGCGACCAGTAAATATAAGTTCCTTTGCCACAGATTTTCCAACCAATCTAGAAAGTCTTTGTGTTCCACCTGCCCTGTTAGTACCAAATTCAGAAGTGGTTCGATGATCTTGGCTAAATAAGTTCTAACACATACAGAAGTCAAACACATGGAAATCAAACACATGGTTCGATGATCTTGGCTAAATAAGTTTCTAGATTTTCCGACCAATCTAGAAAGTCTTTGTGTTCCACCTGCCCTGTTAGTACCAAATTCAGAAGTGGTCCGATGATCTTGGCTAAATAAGTTCTAACAGACAGAAAACCATAAAacaaaaggaagaacaaaagatTTTCGAGCAGAAAGAACAATAAGCAAATAGTTGGCAGGTTAAGTCTGGAAAACTGTTGAACACATTTGTGCAAGCATAATTAGAGAAAAAATGCATTTCTATCACATAAAGATGCAAAGTATCAACAATACCAAATAATCAACTACACATACATACCCAGGAATAATAGCTAGCCCTGTTTCTGGCAAACCCAATACTGCATCTTCTCCTGAATTATATAGTTGTGATACAAAGTTAACCAACAAACTCAAAATAAAGCAATATCATTGATTATTAATGGAATCTGGAGGTACCACATATCCGAAGATCGCATGATAAAGCCATTTCCAGTCCACCACCCAATGCTGCTCCTTCAATAACAGCAATTGTAGGAATATGAAGTTCCTAAGTGAAGAAAATGTATTGATATAAGAACATTAACATAGACAGCTATATAGACCTGATTGAAAACAAAATACtgcaaaaataaatagaaggagaaatcCATGACCATGAACCATCTTTCAAATGTTAAGATTTGGATTAGTTGAGTTACATCCAAGTATTTAAAAAGCTTCCAGTTTCGTGCCTACTTGGAGAACAAATATTATGATAAGTCATATACATTCTTATGTTCATGGGTGCATATTATATACATCAGATTCAATATAAAACCCTAAACTATTAACATTTTTAAAACATATGTAACCCATCTGTTCTACTATTCAACTGATAAACTGTGCAACTACAGACATTAGAGCTTAGATGGATTTGAAAACGCACCTCTATATACGAGAATGTGGATCTCAATGAGTTAACAAAAGATTGCACTTCAGATGGAGTCATCAACTTACGCTCCTGCAGATCAAATCAAAGCAGTACTATATAAAGCATATGATTAGCCACCGTTTGTACATAGAGGTGAATTATTGATGCTCTTATGATTTCTGAACACAACAACAATTCCTAACAGGAAAAAACAAAAGTTATAAGAAGCCTATTAACAGAAGAATTTATTGAACTTCTCAAAAGCCTTCAAaacagcgaaaagtccagttaTCAGGATTACATTGTGAACTATCACAATGCTGAAGCTAGACTGCAGTTGAACATTTAAGTTTCCTAAAGCTCGTAAAAAAAAGGTGCATAAAAGCA
The DNA window shown above is from Euphorbia lathyris chromosome 1, ddEupLath1.1, whole genome shotgun sequence and carries:
- the LOC136210665 gene encoding subtilisin-like protease encodes the protein MANISSKASQTILLIVFLSLSAIFSSSQAVRTPIPASTINIDSKEESNLETYIVLLQKPDGKEFADFEDLDSWYQSFLPDSKFSSSESGIVHSYHHVATGFAAKLTADDVMTIKQKDGFISARPRRMVPLHTTHTPAFLGLDVGLWNMSNYGKGVIIALIDSGIAADHPSFSGDGMPPPPAKWKGKCDNATLCNNKLIGARNFDTTSNDTSDDYMHGTHTASTAAGSPVQGANYYGQANGTAIGMAPLAHLAMYKVSGRGGEAGDSEILAAMDAAIEDDVDVMSLSLGIGSHPFYDDVIALGAYAAIKRGIFVSCSAGNSGPDNSSLSNEAPWILTVGASTVDRAIRATVLLGDNAEFNGESLFQPNDFPSTLMPLVYAGANGTSASATCEQGSLGDVDVKGKIVLCEGGGYDDIYKGQEVKANGGAAMIVMNDEYYGNDIEPQFHVLPASQLSYVAGSAIKAYLNSTSSPTATISFKGTVTGIPEAPQLADFSSRGPSMASPGILKPDIIGPGVRVLAAWPVSVDNSNHRFAMISGTSMSCPHLAGIAALLKSVYPDWSPAAIKSAIITTANLHNLGETPISDQEFTPATVFDMGAGHVNPSAASKPGLIYDIQPEDYISYLCGLGYSDQNVGLIVQSKVSCSNGTSIPEAQLNYPSFSIKLGSTAQTYTRTVTNVGKANSNYTLQTIAPKGVDVKVTPDKLSFSEVNQKATYVVTFSKQQGANGSFGQGYLNWLADGYYVSSPIAVIFE
- the LOC136210667 gene encoding probable enoyl-CoA hydratase 2, mitochondrial isoform X1; translated protein: MATFTALTRSLGQHCLKNSNFQSFYLGKFILPSNIPNYNFDRSFHQFQSRRTLILQTVSSESVKVQRLSESDSGIVEVNLDRPAAKNSIGKEMLRGLRQTFELISSDDSAKVVMICSSVPKVFCAGADLKERKLMTPSEVQSFVNSLRSTFSYIEELHIPTIAVIEGAALGGGLEMALSCDLRICGEDAVLGLPETGLAIIPGAGGTQRLSRLVGKSVAKELIFTGRKVGGREAMSMGLVNYSVPAGEARLKALEVAREINQKGPIAIRIAKRAINEGIQMDLASALELEEECYQQILNTKDRLEGLAAFAEKRKPVYTGK
- the LOC136210667 gene encoding probable enoyl-CoA hydratase 2, mitochondrial isoform X2 is translated as MLVNGNFHGANQISGFHQFQSRRTLILQTVSSESVKVQRLSESDSGIVEVNLDRPAAKNSIGKEMLRGLRQTFELISSDDSAKVVMICSSVPKVFCAGADLKERKLMTPSEVQSFVNSLRSTFSYIEELHIPTIAVIEGAALGGGLEMALSCDLRICGEDAVLGLPETGLAIIPGAGGTQRLSRLVGKSVAKELIFTGRKVGGREAMSMGLVNYSVPAGEARLKALEVAREINQKGPIAIRIAKRAINEGIQMDLASALELEEECYQQILNTKDRLEGLAAFAEKRKPVYTGK